A window of the Desulfobacula toluolica Tol2 genome harbors these coding sequences:
- the waaF gene encoding lipopolysaccharide heptosyltransferase II, with protein MGRINLKDSSSAKIMIRAANWVGDAIMTTPVIRAVRKNFPNSTLTVLAKPWVIPVYKNNPYVDKILLYDSHKRHKKGFGTLRLARDLKKYQFDLAILMQNAFEAGLLSFLAGVKERVGYNTDGRALLLSRGIKLNPALKKGHLIDYYIGILKGVGLLDYGRDLDLFLCESDRAFANHFLEKEKIDLSRPVIGINPGATGGTAKRWFPERYAQICKKLAEKFKVKVLIFGAPQDIALGEYIAGLSNGSCINIAGMTSLGQAFALIEKCSLFVTNDSGLMHAAAALNVNQVAVIGSTDYIATSPSNKNSVMIRVPVPCSPCLKDVCPTDHQCMDKISVGMVMERCESFLNK; from the coding sequence ATGGGACGTATAAACCTTAAAGACAGTTCGTCGGCAAAAATAATGATACGGGCTGCCAATTGGGTGGGTGATGCCATTATGACCACCCCTGTCATTCGAGCGGTCAGAAAAAATTTTCCAAATTCAACACTCACTGTTTTGGCAAAACCATGGGTAATTCCCGTGTATAAAAACAATCCCTATGTTGATAAGATTCTTTTATATGACAGCCATAAACGTCACAAAAAAGGATTTGGAACCCTGCGGCTTGCCAGGGATTTAAAAAAATATCAATTTGATCTGGCCATTTTGATGCAGAATGCATTTGAGGCAGGCCTGCTTTCTTTTCTTGCCGGCGTAAAAGAACGGGTCGGATACAATACCGATGGGAGAGCGCTTCTCTTGAGCCGGGGCATAAAACTGAACCCGGCCCTGAAAAAGGGTCATTTGATTGATTATTATATCGGGATTCTAAAGGGCGTTGGTCTGTTGGATTACGGCAGGGATCTTGATTTGTTTCTTTGTGAATCAGACAGAGCATTTGCAAATCATTTTCTGGAAAAAGAAAAAATTGATTTGTCCAGACCCGTTATAGGTATCAATCCAGGGGCAACAGGGGGGACTGCAAAACGATGGTTTCCCGAACGATATGCACAAATTTGCAAAAAACTGGCTGAAAAATTCAAGGTTAAGGTGTTGATTTTCGGCGCTCCTCAAGACATTGCTCTTGGTGAATATATTGCCGGGCTGTCCAACGGCAGCTGCATTAATATTGCAGGCATGACGAGTCTTGGTCAGGCTTTTGCGCTCATAGAGAAATGCTCGCTGTTTGTGACCAATGATTCAGGGCTGATGCATGCTGCTGCCGCCTTGAATGTCAACCAGGTGGCTGTGATCGGGTCTACTGATTATATTGCCACATCCCCTTCAAATAAAAACAGTGTTATGATAAGAGTTCCTGTTCCATGCAGTCCCTGCTTGAAGGATGTTTGTCCAACAGATCATCAATGTATGGATAAAATAAGTGTTGGTATGGTTATGGAGAGATGCGAGTCTTTCTTGAATAAATGA
- the waaF gene encoding lipopolysaccharide heptosyltransferase II encodes MKILIIKLSAIGDVIHTLPALNSLRNFYPHAHITWIVEEAALPLIRGHNSIDRIILSKRKKWIKKLLNPLARKKTLKEIYNFIKDIRDTRYDIIIDFHQLLKSGILVLLAKGVRKIGFDKGMPHMEESQIFLNEKIPPVSVEIHALKRNLMLLEAIGIPTKNIEYQISTDQNDEDNVMKLIHENKIKDGFVVLNPVAKWDSKLWQNHKWAQLADILIKNYNTCVIFSGSVDDYFLIEEIRGMMQEKAVNFAGKTSLKSLAILYSKAKIIITTDTGPMHLAAAIKTPVIALFGPTAPWRTGPFGLTHKIIRKSMSCSPCFKRICPYGHHNCMKSINVDDIQILLSKSTHQICSS; translated from the coding sequence ATGAAAATTCTAATTATCAAATTAAGTGCTATCGGAGATGTTATTCATACCCTTCCTGCCTTGAACAGCTTGCGCAATTTTTATCCTCATGCCCATATAACATGGATTGTGGAAGAAGCAGCATTACCACTTATCAGAGGACATAATTCCATTGACCGCATAATTTTGTCCAAAAGAAAAAAATGGATAAAAAAACTACTCAATCCTTTGGCAAGGAAAAAAACATTAAAAGAAATTTATAATTTTATCAAAGACATCAGAGATACCCGCTATGATATTATCATAGATTTTCACCAGCTCTTAAAAAGCGGCATCCTAGTTTTGCTTGCCAAAGGAGTTCGAAAAATAGGCTTTGACAAGGGAATGCCGCATATGGAAGAAAGCCAGATTTTTTTAAATGAAAAAATCCCCCCTGTGAGCGTAGAAATCCATGCTCTTAAAAGAAATCTTATGCTACTTGAAGCCATTGGTATCCCCACAAAAAACATTGAATACCAAATTTCAACAGACCAAAACGATGAAGATAACGTCATGAAGCTCATTCATGAAAACAAAATTAAAGATGGCTTTGTTGTATTAAATCCTGTTGCCAAGTGGGACTCCAAATTATGGCAAAATCACAAATGGGCTCAGCTTGCAGATATTTTGATTAAAAATTACAATACCTGCGTGATATTTTCAGGAAGTGTGGATGATTATTTTCTAATTGAAGAAATTCGTGGAATGATGCAAGAAAAAGCTGTCAATTTTGCCGGTAAAACAAGCCTGAAAAGCCTTGCAATATTGTACAGTAAGGCAAAAATTATTATCACAACAGATACCGGCCCAATGCACCTTGCAGCAGCTATTAAAACACCTGTAATAGCTCTTTTCGGACCTACCGCTCCATGGAGAACCGGCCCCTTTGGCTTGACGCATAAAATTATTAGAAAAAGCATGTCTTGCAGCCCATGCTTTAAACGTATCTGCCCCTATGGACATCATAACTGCATGAAATCAATAAACGTGGATGATATCCAAATTTTGCTATCAAAATCCACACACCAAATTTGTTCTTCCTGA
- a CDS encoding DUF6492 family protein: protein MNKLVIFCKSYSKDLLRAKRMAQSILRFNRDNIPLYMSVPSDELELFKKTFQNLPCHFVTDEEILNNCSKTYGPSPRLFPAHLLQQLIKLEFWRLNKCEYYLWIDSDSYFLKPFDTNFFFHNDDTPLLVMHHANDLRNFALKYDTRIAEKLDNRIKAIQQLFGRKGESFYFGDPPLIWSSSVLKAMSREFLKPRGMTIYELLYRYPCEMQIYGEFVLAYNIHKIIPTEPFFKVFHYAEQFFDSQRKGESEYSLAGKYLGVVMQSNWTNKKEKKKNDMARFKKFLREQQRKLGLIRFQPF, encoded by the coding sequence ATGAACAAACTGGTAATATTTTGCAAATCATACTCAAAAGATCTGTTGAGAGCAAAAAGAATGGCCCAAAGTATCCTGCGGTTCAACCGTGATAATATTCCCCTTTACATGAGTGTACCATCAGACGAGCTTGAGCTTTTCAAAAAGACATTTCAAAACCTGCCCTGTCATTTTGTGACTGATGAAGAGATATTGAACAACTGCAGCAAAACATATGGGCCTTCTCCCAGACTCTTTCCTGCTCACCTGCTGCAGCAACTTATCAAACTCGAATTCTGGAGGTTAAATAAATGCGAGTACTATTTGTGGATAGATTCTGACTCCTATTTTCTAAAACCTTTTGACACAAATTTTTTTTTTCATAATGACGACACCCCCCTTCTGGTGATGCACCATGCAAATGATTTGAGAAATTTCGCCCTGAAATACGACACCAGAATTGCAGAAAAATTAGATAATAGGATAAAAGCCATCCAGCAATTATTTGGACGAAAGGGAGAATCTTTCTATTTTGGAGACCCACCCCTTATCTGGTCCAGCTCTGTTCTTAAAGCCATGTCCAGAGAATTTCTAAAACCAAGAGGAATGACTATTTATGAACTTCTCTATCGATACCCTTGTGAAATGCAGATCTATGGTGAATTTGTCCTGGCTTACAACATCCATAAAATAATCCCCACAGAACCATTTTTTAAAGTTTTTCACTATGCAGAACAATTTTTTGATTCCCAGAGAAAGGGCGAATCAGAATACAGTCTTGCCGGTAAATATCTCGGAGTTGTAATGCAGTCCAACTGGACAAACAAAAAAGAAAAAAAGAAAAACGATATGGCAAGGTTTAAAAAATTTTTAAGGGAACAGCAAAGAAAACTTGGTCTGATCCGGTTCCAACCATTTTAA
- a CDS encoding O-antigen ligase family protein: MTILKRPLQNKQWNNYLLQTNTMNLNALKTAEKKLFLFHQYGLSKESVCFAFTGLLVFLNPFPHLTAFTNILFSIVLVLFIDLFYRKTIKPKWKNPFSIPLVCYVIISIISTLFALDKTESLGDLFSHLLRYIAIFFIIINCFNTKQRFRYLVRIIIVSGLIFSTASLFYFYIIQGNNLTTRFGTGFTDSAICTMGLITVFTFILSLGEINQTQNRIVKSLLMIGLITVLSASLLSQSRGTILSIITAMLVIDLFKKKILSLVIIFCIIIYYCFSTPLQDRLKASNHYDDRISIYLYSMEIIEDYPVAGTGFSIDTFKNKNLIDPHKYKKRIPERYRSYPMLWPHNMFLSIWVRTGILGLTAYCMLIISFIRLSVRLIRFGKDSFIQTNAIYALSSLTMFCTIGFFSPIFIHFADFTFFIIFSMLTILWSLNKESAEEKEQKKTDLRTINTWRA, translated from the coding sequence ATGACTATCTTAAAAAGACCATTGCAAAATAAACAATGGAATAACTACCTATTGCAAACAAATACTATGAATTTAAACGCATTAAAAACAGCCGAAAAAAAACTTTTCCTGTTTCATCAATATGGCTTAAGTAAAGAGTCTGTTTGTTTTGCTTTTACAGGATTACTTGTTTTTTTAAACCCTTTTCCGCACTTAACTGCATTCACCAATATTTTATTCAGCATTGTTCTGGTTCTATTTATTGACCTTTTTTATCGTAAGACCATCAAGCCAAAATGGAAAAACCCCTTCTCGATTCCACTTGTCTGCTATGTGATAATCAGCATTATCAGTACACTGTTCGCCCTGGATAAGACAGAAAGCCTTGGCGATCTATTCTCACACCTGCTCAGGTACATAGCTATTTTTTTTATTATAATCAACTGTTTCAACACAAAACAAAGATTTAGATACCTTGTGCGAATCATCATTGTTTCAGGACTTATTTTTTCCACAGCATCCCTTTTCTATTTTTACATAATACAGGGCAACAACCTTACAACGAGATTTGGAACCGGATTTACCGATTCAGCAATATGCACAATGGGCCTAATAACAGTTTTTACTTTTATTCTTTCTCTTGGAGAAATCAACCAAACCCAAAACCGTATTGTTAAAAGCCTGCTGATGATAGGACTTATTACTGTGCTTTCAGCCTCTTTGCTGAGTCAATCCAGAGGGACCATTCTCTCAATAATAACAGCAATGCTGGTAATTGATCTTTTCAAAAAAAAGATTCTGTCCCTTGTAATAATATTTTGCATCATTATCTACTATTGCTTCAGTACCCCTCTTCAAGATCGACTAAAGGCCTCGAACCATTATGATGACAGAATAAGCATATACCTGTACTCAATGGAAATAATAGAGGATTATCCAGTTGCCGGCACTGGATTTTCAATTGACACATTCAAAAACAAGAATCTCATTGACCCGCACAAATATAAGAAGCGCATCCCGGAGAGGTACAGATCCTATCCAATGCTATGGCCCCATAATATGTTTTTATCTATATGGGTCAGAACAGGGATTCTTGGTCTTACAGCTTACTGTATGCTGATAATATCATTTATCAGGCTGTCCGTCCGTCTTATAAGATTTGGAAAAGACAGCTTCATACAAACAAATGCAATTTATGCCTTGTCATCTCTCACCATGTTTTGCACCATTGGTTTTTTTTCACCGATTTTTATCCACTTTGCCGATTTCACCTTTTTTATAATTTTTTCAATGCTCACTATCTTATGGAGTTTGAACAAAGAATCTGCTGAGGAAAAAGAGCAAAAAAAAACGGACTTGAGAACTATAAATACATGGAGAGCTTGA
- a CDS encoding glycosyltransferase, which translates to MTKKKKWLILAHCYNMDGRAASQTITDRIPFLMAQGIKPIVMSAPTGRKETQFPHYQVFSPAPSGLKFELRHVLNNHGTKTFSRKIAKFLLTMLLLPFFVIEKIIIQLDSHWSWFLSASLYGIFIIPRHRPELIYSTAGPSSTHYTGYILSKIFKLPWIAELHDPLIYDNEKQKWHKYFFHKHLEKLIFKTADKIIYFTDNAGANAGKRNPGYNDKLVIIRPGASPAEAWNQEYKKQEKIHFGYFGSLAPKRNLKDIFKAFHDLFQEKPNLSKQIVLDIYGTTLDKISSQALEQYPINEITILHGRLEHDPITGKTGREQVLEAMKRMDVLILVHGNDIFRCHEYIPSKLYDYMLVKRPILGLTHPGSELQHMLEQNGLIAADSQNPTQIKTSINDLVEQWKNNGLPDLEHASPLTVESAVRQLMKIRNNLIKN; encoded by the coding sequence ATGACTAAAAAAAAGAAATGGCTAATACTGGCACACTGCTACAATATGGATGGCAGAGCCGCCAGTCAGACAATAACGGATAGGATTCCCTTTCTCATGGCTCAAGGTATCAAGCCTATTGTGATGAGTGCCCCAACAGGCCGGAAAGAGACTCAATTTCCACATTATCAAGTTTTTTCTCCGGCTCCTTCAGGTTTAAAATTTGAACTGCGCCATGTCCTCAACAACCATGGCACCAAAACCTTTTCCAGAAAAATTGCAAAATTTTTGCTGACAATGCTGCTCTTGCCATTCTTTGTCATAGAAAAAATCATAATTCAACTCGACAGCCATTGGTCATGGTTCTTATCTGCTTCACTATACGGAATATTCATAATACCCAGACATCGGCCGGAGCTGATATACTCAACAGCAGGGCCTTCTTCGACCCATTATACCGGTTATATTCTGAGCAAAATTTTTAAACTGCCTTGGATTGCAGAACTTCATGACCCTTTAATCTATGATAATGAAAAACAAAAATGGCATAAATATTTTTTCCACAAACACCTTGAAAAATTAATTTTTAAAACTGCTGACAAGATAATATACTTTACAGATAACGCCGGTGCAAATGCCGGGAAACGAAATCCCGGATACAACGATAAATTGGTCATAATAAGACCAGGAGCATCCCCTGCCGAAGCATGGAACCAAGAATACAAAAAACAAGAAAAAATACATTTCGGCTATTTTGGTTCCCTTGCCCCCAAACGGAACCTCAAGGATATTTTCAAAGCCTTTCATGATCTGTTTCAGGAAAAGCCGAACCTGTCGAAACAGATTGTTCTAGACATATATGGAACAACGCTTGATAAAATATCCAGCCAGGCTCTTGAACAATATCCCATAAACGAGATAACAATCTTGCACGGCAGGCTTGAACATGACCCTATTACAGGAAAAACAGGAAGAGAGCAGGTACTCGAAGCAATGAAGAGAATGGATGTACTCATTCTTGTTCATGGAAACGACATATTTCGATGCCATGAATATATTCCGTCAAAACTGTATGATTACATGCTGGTAAAACGCCCTATTCTGGGATTAACCCATCCGGGTTCCGAACTTCAACACATGTTGGAGCAAAACGGTTTAATAGCTGCAGACAGCCAAAATCCAACTCAGATAAAAACAAGTATCAACGATTTGGTTGAACAGTGGAAAAACAATGGATTACCGGATCTTGAACATGCTTCACCTCTGACGGTTGAAAGTGCTGTTCGACAACTGATGAAGATCAGGAATAATTTAATAAAGAATTAA
- a CDS encoding lipopolysaccharide kinase InaA family protein, whose amino-acid sequence MRDEYCKKKFSTFIMCKNKFMSDNMLDLLNNPDFFLEKEDTHIIQNNFKSKLGIVQIDSRKIVIKRHNYKSGWHRFRRFFRPTRASKNWHFSKILMFNNIWVPTPVAYVETRIGFLRGMSYFMYEYVAGMTGEEYFKKNINSRTRIEHAMDLVINLMNQIKNLHLIHGDIRMSNLIFKNNKICLLDLDDIKPITWYQIQHSKTRDIRGLKKDIGYNIPPTLQSIFLKRLNSL is encoded by the coding sequence ATGAGGGACGAATATTGTAAAAAAAAATTTTCAACTTTTATAATGTGTAAAAACAAATTCATGTCTGACAATATGCTGGACCTTTTGAATAATCCAGATTTTTTTCTGGAAAAAGAAGACACACATATTATTCAAAATAATTTTAAAAGCAAATTGGGTATTGTCCAAATAGACAGCAGAAAAATAGTCATAAAACGCCATAATTATAAGTCAGGGTGGCACAGGTTCAGACGATTTTTCAGACCAACCCGCGCCAGCAAAAACTGGCATTTTTCAAAAATCTTAATGTTCAATAACATATGGGTGCCCACACCTGTGGCTTATGTTGAAACACGGATTGGTTTTTTACGCGGAATGTCCTATTTTATGTATGAGTACGTTGCAGGTATGACTGGTGAAGAATATTTTAAAAAAAACATCAACTCTCGCACCAGGATTGAACATGCTATGGATTTGGTTATAAACCTTATGAATCAAATAAAAAATCTGCATCTTATTCATGGGGATATACGAATGTCAAATCTGATTTTTAAAAATAATAAAATCTGCCTGTTGGATCTGGACGATATAAAACCCATAACCTGGTATCAGATACAGCATTCTAAAACCAGGGACATTCGTGGTTTGAAAAAGGATATTGGTTACAATATTCCTCCAACTCTTCAAAGCATTTTCCTTAAAAGGCTGAATTCTCTTTGA
- a CDS encoding glycosyltransferase family 4 protein, which produces MKIALLVKRFTLSGGKERYVVELARALQRRGHSIHVFACQYDNSLSKQITFHKVVSRFDSFSVLNTLSFIKETAKLLSKQKYDIIHSHERNYTQKILTLHSLSYCEGLEKYSFIRRIDQKYFSLRSLLYLWLEKRQMRSPWLISVSQEVSRDVKKYYDRSENIVTIPPGVDTDQFNSANIKKLRDQARKEKKVQKDELAVLFVGSAFQRKGLGRLLPEIKENMRLFVVGKGDKLVKYKRLIKAYGIEKKVILTGMVNDVKQYYALADVVVLPSRSEAFGMSALEGMACGLPVIVTQNCGVADLIENNKNGLVMKKNSDLAKYLHLLRSKEERLRLGTLAEKTAKAYSWERVGLTHEAFYKQILSCKLSA; this is translated from the coding sequence ATGAAAATAGCACTTCTGGTAAAACGCTTTACTTTGTCCGGGGGCAAGGAACGCTATGTAGTAGAGCTTGCCAGAGCATTACAACGGAGGGGACACTCTATCCATGTATTTGCCTGCCAATACGACAACTCTCTTTCAAAGCAAATAACATTCCATAAGGTTGTTTCCCGTTTTGACTCTTTTAGTGTTCTCAACACTCTTTCTTTTATAAAGGAAACAGCAAAATTATTATCCAAACAAAAGTATGATATTATCCATTCCCATGAAAGAAATTATACCCAGAAGATTCTGACCCTGCACAGTCTTTCATATTGTGAAGGTTTGGAAAAATACTCTTTTATCAGAAGGATAGACCAGAAATATTTTAGTTTGAGGAGCCTTCTTTATCTCTGGCTTGAAAAACGACAGATGAGATCACCTTGGCTTATTTCTGTTTCACAGGAAGTTTCAAGGGATGTGAAAAAATATTACGACCGATCTGAAAATATAGTTACAATCCCACCTGGAGTGGATACAGACCAGTTCAATTCTGCAAACATTAAAAAACTCAGGGATCAAGCCAGAAAAGAAAAAAAAGTGCAAAAAGATGAGCTTGCCGTGCTGTTTGTAGGCTCAGCTTTCCAGCGCAAAGGCCTGGGAAGGCTCCTGCCTGAGATCAAAGAAAACATGCGCCTGTTTGTTGTGGGCAAAGGTGATAAACTTGTCAAATACAAACGGCTCATAAAGGCGTATGGAATTGAAAAAAAAGTGATTCTTACAGGAATGGTCAATGATGTGAAACAATACTATGCACTGGCTGATGTTGTGGTGCTGCCATCACGCTCTGAAGCGTTCGGCATGAGTGCCCTTGAGGGAATGGCGTGCGGACTGCCTGTGATTGTAACCCAAAATTGCGGTGTGGCAGACCTTATTGAAAACAATAAAAATGGGCTGGTGATGAAAAAAAATTCTGATCTTGCTAAATACTTACATCTTTTACGTTCAAAAGAAGAAAGATTGCGTTTGGGTACACTCGCTGAAAAGACTGCCAAAGCCTATAGCTGGGAAAGAGTGGGGTTAACCCATGAGGCATTTTACAAGCAAATATTGTCTTGTAAATTATCAGCATGA
- the kdsB gene encoding 3-deoxy-manno-octulosonate cytidylyltransferase has translation MTIAVIPSRYGSSRFKGKPLALVAGKSMIQRVYEQAQKSRTVSKTIVATDDERIFNAVEAFGGHAVMTSEDCRSGTDRVAQTAALLNLGPDEIIVNIQGDQPVFNPLTIDELISPFADDPDLVMSTLAFKIQDEREITDPKDVKVTFDRNGFALYFSRAQIPYPRDKETPADFYKHLGFYAYKKSFLDKLVTLPTSPCEHIEKLEQLRVLEFGFRIKVVITPYDSPEIDLPEDIKRIEAKL, from the coding sequence ATGACAATTGCGGTAATACCATCCAGATACGGTTCAAGCCGGTTTAAAGGCAAGCCTTTAGCGCTTGTGGCCGGCAAATCCATGATTCAACGGGTGTATGAACAGGCACAAAAATCCCGAACGGTTTCAAAAACCATTGTGGCAACCGATGATGAAAGAATTTTCAATGCGGTTGAAGCATTTGGCGGACATGCAGTAATGACGTCCGAGGACTGCCGTTCCGGAACCGACAGGGTTGCCCAGACAGCCGCCTTGCTGAATCTTGGGCCGGATGAGATCATTGTCAATATCCAGGGAGACCAGCCCGTGTTCAACCCCTTGACCATTGATGAACTGATATCTCCCTTTGCCGATGATCCCGACCTTGTCATGTCCACCCTTGCATTCAAGATACAGGATGAAAGGGAAATCACTGATCCCAAAGATGTAAAAGTCACCTTTGACCGGAACGGATTTGCCCTTTATTTTTCCCGGGCACAGATTCCCTATCCCAGGGATAAAGAAACACCAGCCGATTTTTACAAGCACCTGGGCTTTTATGCCTACAAAAAAAGTTTTCTGGACAAACTGGTCACACTTCCCACAAGCCCTTGTGAGCATATTGAAAAGCTTGAACAATTAAGGGTGCTGGAATTCGGCTTTCGGATCAAGGTGGTTATTACCCCATATGACTCCCCGGAAATTGACCTGCCGGAAGATATCAAACGGATTGAAGCCAAGCTTTAA
- a CDS encoding iron-containing alcohol dehydrogenase family protein, with translation MFKNFKLVPNIIFGRGCFAQLDEIIEKQREDIDSWVVFVTDDVFKGRALEKRIPLHDNDLLLWVNVDDEPKTGYVDELTLKVKAYRSTLPCAIIGIGGGSSMDLAKAVSLMLTNEGSSTLYQGWDLIQNPAVCHMAVPTLSGTGAEVSRTAVLTGPEKKLGLNSDYTVFDQVILDPELIKDVPKDQQFYTGMDCYIHCIESLEGTYLNEFSKAYGEKALDLCRQVFLNDHPDRDDKLMMASFFGGMSIAYSQVGACHALSYGLSYVLGTHHGIGCCITFDYLDEFYPEGVKEFRTMREKCNIELPRDLVKNLEPDQVETMITVALGLDPLWENCLGPDWKNIMTRDKAKSLFLKM, from the coding sequence ATGTTTAAAAACTTTAAGCTGGTTCCCAATATTATATTTGGAAGAGGCTGTTTTGCACAGCTTGACGAAATAATAGAAAAACAGCGTGAGGATATTGATTCATGGGTTGTATTTGTCACAGATGATGTGTTTAAAGGTCGTGCCCTGGAAAAAAGAATTCCTCTCCATGACAATGACCTGCTGTTATGGGTCAACGTGGATGATGAACCCAAAACAGGATATGTGGATGAACTGACCCTCAAGGTAAAAGCGTACCGTTCAACCTTGCCCTGTGCCATTATCGGCATTGGCGGCGGCAGCAGCATGGATCTTGCCAAAGCCGTGTCCCTGATGCTGACCAATGAAGGATCTTCCACCCTTTACCAGGGATGGGATCTGATTCAAAACCCTGCCGTCTGCCACATGGCGGTCCCCACACTGTCCGGAACCGGTGCGGAAGTTTCCAGAACCGCTGTTCTGACAGGGCCTGAAAAAAAACTCGGTCTGAATTCCGACTACACAGTGTTTGATCAGGTGATCCTTGACCCTGAACTGATCAAAGATGTTCCAAAGGACCAGCAGTTTTATACCGGCATGGACTGCTATATTCACTGTATCGAATCTCTTGAAGGCACATACCTGAATGAATTCTCCAAAGCCTATGGTGAAAAAGCCCTTGATCTTTGCCGCCAAGTGTTCCTAAACGACCATCCGGACAGGGATGACAAGCTCATGATGGCCTCTTTTTTCGGCGGCATGAGCATTGCCTATTCCCAGGTTGGTGCCTGTCATGCACTGTCCTACGGGCTTTCCTATGTACTGGGCACCCATCACGGAATCGGATGCTGCATCACCTTTGATTATCTGGATGAATTCTATCCTGAAGGCGTAAAAGAATTTCGAACCATGAGAGAAAAATGCAATATTGAACTGCCGCGGGATCTGGTTAAAAATCTTGAACCGGACCAGGTTGAAACAATGATCACCGTTGCCCTTGGCCTTGATCCGCTGTGGGAAAACTGCCTGGGTCCTGACTGGAAAAATATCATGACACGGGATAAGGCAAAATCCTTATTTCTCAAAATGTAA
- a CDS encoding DegT/DnrJ/EryC1/StrS family aminotransferase: MPGFEIFGDEEKKEVTDVLETGVLFRYGFEGTRNGHFKALEFEKKLCEITHAKYSHLCSSGTAALSISLAACGIGAGDEVIVPPFTFVATFEAIINAGAIPVFGEIDETLCLNPDKLEDIITSKTKAVVPVHMCGAMARIDEIKDVCTKKGLILIEDACQSLGATYQKKAIGTFGLAGCFSFDSVKTVTCGEGGGLITDSKTVYEKADQFADHGHDHLGGPDRGADDHPIIGTNFRISELNAAVGLAQLNKLDQILDIQKKNKHAIKDAMADLPEVGFRYLPDAKGDSATFLSFFLPTEARTRQVAKNLADNKVGCAYWYDNNWHYYKKWHHLKEMKRSAKLCVELADDLPDYKNLVLEDSDNIMKKTLSMQIMLSWTQEDIENRIQAIIKSFKG, translated from the coding sequence ATGCCGGGTTTTGAAATATTTGGTGATGAAGAAAAAAAAGAAGTGACCGATGTTCTTGAAACCGGAGTTCTTTTCAGATACGGATTTGAAGGAACTCGAAACGGGCATTTCAAAGCCCTTGAGTTTGAAAAAAAACTGTGTGAAATCACCCATGCCAAATACAGTCACCTTTGTTCCAGCGGAACGGCAGCGCTTTCCATTTCTCTTGCCGCCTGCGGTATCGGTGCAGGCGATGAAGTCATTGTTCCTCCGTTTACATTTGTTGCCACATTTGAGGCAATTATCAATGCAGGTGCAATCCCTGTTTTCGGAGAAATTGATGAGACCCTGTGCCTTAATCCTGACAAACTTGAGGATATCATCACCTCTAAAACAAAGGCTGTGGTTCCGGTTCACATGTGCGGTGCCATGGCAAGGATCGATGAGATTAAGGACGTGTGTACAAAAAAAGGATTGATTCTTATAGAAGATGCCTGCCAGTCATTAGGAGCCACATACCAGAAAAAAGCCATTGGTACCTTCGGGCTTGCCGGGTGTTTTTCCTTTGATTCGGTAAAAACAGTCACTTGCGGTGAAGGCGGCGGCCTGATAACGGACAGCAAAACCGTATATGAAAAAGCCGACCAGTTTGCAGATCACGGCCATGATCATCTGGGCGGACCTGACCGGGGAGCTGATGATCATCCCATTATCGGAACAAATTTCAGGATCAGCGAACTAAATGCTGCGGTGGGACTTGCCCAGCTGAACAAACTGGATCAAATCCTGGATATTCAGAAAAAAAACAAGCATGCCATCAAAGATGCAATGGCAGACCTGCCCGAGGTCGGCTTCAGGTATCTTCCCGATGCAAAAGGAGATTCAGCAACCTTTTTAAGCTTTTTTCTGCCGACGGAAGCAAGAACCCGGCAGGTTGCCAAAAACCTTGCCGACAATAAAGTGGGATGTGCGTACTGGTATGACAACAACTGGCATTATTACAAAAAATGGCATCACTTGAAAGAGATGAAACGCTCTGCAAAACTTTGTGTTGAGCTGGCAGACGATCTGCCGGATTATAAAAATCTTGTTCTGGAAGACTCTGACAATATCATGAAAAAAACCCTGTCCATGCAGATCATGCTGTCATGGACCCAAGAAGATATTGAAAACAGGATTCAGGCCATAATAAAATCTTTTAAAGGATAA